From Pseudoalteromonas sp. Scap06:
TACTAAGTAAGGCTCTTAATGCTGTACCACAAGAAATAATAATGATGTCACCCTGATTTTTTTTCAAAAACTCAATCGCATCATCAAGAGAGGGACCATTAGCAACAATAAATACAGAATGTTCTTGCAGAGTGTTATTTACTAACTCAGGCTTTTTCAATACTGGAAACTTTTCATTTAAATTAGCCAGAGTATGAGATACACCTATTATTTCATCTTCAAAAAAACCCCAGCCTGCAGACCAACGATGTCCGATACTTTTAATACGCTCAATTGTTTTCTCAATCAGTGGGCTATTATAATGCTTTAAGAAAAGAATTTGACTGAGGTTAAAATGACCCTGATTAAACAAAAACTTAGAAATTTCGTTAATCACTCCATCTTCACCACCAGAAACACGTATTGAAAATTGCCCACCATTGGCAGTGCATTTATCAAAAAGCGGCTTTAATTCGATACAATGTAAAAGTGCATAGAAGGTATCTTTACTCGGCTCAAATAAAAACACATTAAGTACATCTTTTTTCTTGAGTAACTCTTCTATCTGATAGCCTAACCCCCCACCTAAAAAACAAACAAAGTCGAGGCGCTTTTCTTCAGCAGGGTTATTTATTTTATTATCTGTTTCAGCGGTACGTACGTTGTAAATTGATTTTAATAGCGCAGCATGTTCAAAAACAATATTTGTGTCATCTTGGTGATTTATTTGATATTTGAAGTAAAGCGGGTTTTCTAGAAACTGAATAACTTGCTGTTTAGCGAATTCTCTAGGCTCATCTTGATAAACGAACTCATTATTGTTAAACAAGTTAGCATTGCCCATTTCATCGATTGCAACACCAGTATCGCTTGGCGTGTAATCTTTAAATGTTTCATAAATAGCCGGCATTTGCTCTTGAAGTAGAGCTAAATTTGCAAGCAGGGTTGCTTGCAACATCATTTTTGTTAATTCTTGCTGATTAGCGTCCAAAGTTCACTCCGCTTAACTTGATTTCTTAACCACCCCTGGTAGGTTAGCTAATTGTTGTTGTAAATAGCTGCCTGTTGAATTTAAATTGGCCACTAATAAATCCATTGCATTGTATTGGCTATATAATCGTTCTTCATATTTGGCCATACGAATATTAAATTTTTCTACATCAGTTTCTAGTTTAGAAAGCTGTGATTCACGACCTTCTATACGTGAACTAATAATACCATCAGAAGCCGTATAACCCTTAATAACAGTATCAAGCTGTGCAACAAAACCGCCTTTATCTTTTTCACCTACAAAAAAGGTTTGTAAGGCTTGAGGATCCTTTTCTATCGCAGCTTTTAATGCGTCAGAATCAATACTTAATTTACCAGAGCGCTCCGTTCTAATACCAAAATTAGCTAAAAAATCAGTGTTACCATTTCCCGTACTAAATTCTGAAGTTAACAATGAGCGCACCTGATTAACAGACCCTCTTAATAAAGAGTCTCCGGCAAGCGCCCCTACGCCCTCTTCAGCACTTGAGCGTCCCAGCTGTTTCGATAAATCAATAAAGGCATTAAATTTGTCTACAAATGAGTTCAAACCTGTTGTAATATTTTTGTTATTTTCAGTTATAACAGCTTTACTTAAATCATCGTCAGTGCCATGCATTTTTTTTGCATTAATGGTGACGCCTTCAATAACATCTTTAAACTCATTAGTACTGCTTGAAGCCACAAGCGTACCATCTATAGTGATAGAAGCATCGGTTGCTGCAGTTACCTCATTTAAATTTTCGGCATACGTTGTTGAAGTCGTATCACTATCATACGCCAAACGAGATAAACCTAAAAGATCCGTATTGCCACCGTCACCAGCATCATCGACTACTATTTTTATAGCATTTTCCGCGCCGGTTTCTTTACTCGACAATACCAATCGCTGACCGGTGTCATCAGTGATAATGGTGGCGTTTACCGAGTCATTATCAACTGAATCATTAATCGCATCACGAATATCGGCAAGCTTTGCTGTATCTG
This genomic window contains:
- the fliD gene encoding flagellar filament capping protein FliD, with protein sequence MAISFTGIGSGLQVNEIVSALVNAEKSPYQARVTKQQANFTTDISAVGTLKASLEELNGSLESLSSVEEFQKRTISGSDDFVTLSSEKDAQTNNYSIKVNSLAENHKLTSDAIAGDEAVGEGKLTISSGSNSFDITVSDTAKLADIRDAINDSVDNDSVNATIITDDTGQRLVLSSKETGAENAIKIVVDDAGDGGNTDLLGLSRLAYDSDTTSTTYAENLNEVTAATDASITIDGTLVASSSTNEFKDVIEGVTINAKKMHGTDDDLSKAVITENNKNITTGLNSFVDKFNAFIDLSKQLGRSSAEEGVGALAGDSLLRGSVNQVRSLLTSEFSTGNGNTDFLANFGIRTERSGKLSIDSDALKAAIEKDPQALQTFFVGEKDKGGFVAQLDTVIKGYTASDGIISSRIEGRESQLSKLETDVEKFNIRMAKYEERLYSQYNAMDLLVANLNSTGSYLQQQLANLPGVVKKSS